The DNA region GGGCGTTTCTTAATTTTCATCATCACACCCGGTCTGGGCTCCAGCGTGGCGCCCATATGCGGATGGATGGGATGATTGGTGAATTCGAACGTGTAGTTTTTCAACAAATGTGCCATGACGACCCGCACCTCCGCCTGACCGAACGCTGCGCCGATGCATGCCCGCGGACCGCCGCCAAACGGCACGTACGAAAAGGGCGGCGTTTTACGTCCATGCGCGAAACGCTCGGGGCAAAAGGATTCGGCATTCTCCCAGATTTCGGGGTCGCGGTGGGTGAGGTAGATCGAGTAGAACATCCGCTCGCCTGCGGGGACGCTGCCTTCCGCAAATTCCATCTCTTCCGTCACGCGGCGGTTGCCGATGTGGATGGGCGGATACAGCCGCAGACTTTCCTTGATGACCTGATCGAGCAGGGGAGATTTTTCCATGCCGTCCACTTCATCCACGACGCGTTGATGGATCTCGGGGTGCTGTCCAAGCAGGGCGAACGCCCATGCCAGCAATGCCGTGGATGTGTCATGCCCGGCAATGAGCATGGTCAGCATCTGGTCGCGGATGACTTTATCTGTGAGTCTCGCGTCGATGAGATGTTGCAATAAATCTGTCTTTTCCTCTTTATTCCTTCTTCTTTCCTGGATGATTTCAAACAAATACGCATCCAACTCCCGCAGCGGCTTGCGGAAACCGAAGCGTGGCATCTTGCGCCAGATGATCCATGCACCGGGCGAAATGTACTCGATGGCTTTCAGTACCGGCATCCAAATGCGCGGGATGTCGTCCCAGGCGTCCCTGCTGAAGAGCGCGTCCATGATGATGAGCAGGGCGATCTTGCGGCTTTCGATCAGC from Anaerolineales bacterium includes:
- a CDS encoding cytochrome P450 — encoded protein: MDKPISPEAGRAALKALFKERSPLGPLKVMAKHVGRFFQIPIPGFRPYVVFGPEANRKVLVTERDKVLWRNTDPVTDLLDRGVLIVDGDEHDRYRKLMEPSLHPSTLPGYTDMMIRHTDRVTAEWRDGDVVDMLIESRKIALLIIMDALFSRDAWDDIPRIWMPVLKAIEYISPGAWIIWRKMPRFGFRKPLRELDAYLFEIIQERRRNKEEKTDLLQHLIDARLTDKVIRDQMLTMLIAGHDTSTALLAWAFALLGQHPEIHQRVVDEVDGMEKSPLLDQVIKESLRLYPPIHIGNRRVTEEMEFAEGSVPAGERMFYSIYLTHRDPEIWENAESFCPERFAHGRKTPPFSYVPFGGGPRACIGAAFGQAEVRVVMAHLLKNYTFEFTNHPIHPHMGATLEPRPGVMMKIKKRPVVE